A stretch of Lathyrus oleraceus cultivar Zhongwan6 chromosome 6, CAAS_Psat_ZW6_1.0, whole genome shotgun sequence DNA encodes these proteins:
- the LOC127091604 gene encoding APO protein 3, mitochondrial, with protein sequence MLSRLVQPISYHLLQRITQFPIPQQRYTTTSFRVLYSTLSICDDIPKKLKKFERKPLVTCINELKRRGREKRKERQKVGEIVLPSPKNGLLVQKLVPIAKEIFAARSELLSSLSRLVKYIAIYSCSICGEVHVGDPPHQIRTCNVRGSLSSKEHSWVKGGIEHILPLVESFHLYDRIGRAVSHNEMLQVDRIPAIVELCIQAGVDIPEYLTRRRTFPVYCVAGRIIDFEKRFPKEISLDKDIDELGFLYKKKRLDEDTDSMEMHCDDIQAVAIRGMKAWKKMCSGASKLMEKYAVQTCGYCPEVQVGPKGHRVQNCQAYKHQMRDGQHAWQEATINDFVPPVYVYHIQDQQPNKPLVNELKRYYGMLPAVVELFSQAGAPVEKNYAHTMRVDVVVPDMDEEKLVV encoded by the exons ATGCTTTCAAGACTAGTTCAACCAATTAGTTATCATCTCCTCCAAAGAATCACACAATTTCCCATTCCGCAGCAAAGATACACAACCACAAGTTTCCGTGTTTTATACTCGACTTTATCTATTTGCGACGATATTCCAAAGAAGCTCAAGAAGTTTGAGAGGAAGCCATTGGTAACATGTATCAACGAGTTAAAACGACGAGGTAGGGAGAAGAGAAAGGAGAGACAAAAGGTGGGTGAGATTGTTTTACCGTCTCCTAAAAATGGATTGCTGGTTCAGAAATTAGTTCCTATCGCTAAGGAAATTTTTGCTGCTAGATCTGAATTATTGTCCAGTCTTTCGAGACTTGTGAAGTATATTGCTATTTATTCATGCAG CATATGTGGAGAAGTTCATGTTGGTGATCCACCACATCAAATTAGAACATGTAATGTTAGAGGAAGCTTGTCAAGCAAAGAACACAGTTGGGTCAAAGGTGGTATTGAACATATTCTGCCTCTTGTCGAGTCATTTCATCTATATGACAGAATTGGGAGGGCTGTTTCACATAATGAAATGCTTCAAGTGGACCGAATTCCCGCAATTGTTGAATTGTGTATCCAGGCAGGTGTTGACATACCTGAGTACCTTACCAGGAGAAGGACCTTTCCTGTTTACTGCGTTGCTGGTCGGATAATCGATTTTGAGAAAAGATTTCCTAAAGAAATTTCTCTGGACAAAGATATAGACGAATTGGGATTTCTGTATAAGAAAAAAAGATTGGATGAAGACACAGATTCCATGGAAATGCATTGTGATGACATCCAAG CTGTTGCTATCCGAGGCATGAAAGCCTGGAAGAAAATGTGCTCCGGAGCTTCAAAACTTATGGAGAAGTATGCTGTACAAACTTGTGGATACTGTCCAGAGGTACAAGTGGGACCTAAAGGTCATAGAGTGCAAAATTGTCAAGCTTACAAACACCAGATGAGGGATGGGCAACATGCATGGCAGGAGGCTACAATAAACGATTTTGTGCCTCCTGTATATGTCTATCACATTCAAGATCAGCAACCCAATAAGCCTTTGGTAAATGAGTTGAAAAGGTACTATGGTATGTTACCCGCAGTTGTTGAGCTATTTTCACAGGCTGGAGCACCAGTTGAAAAGAATTATGCACATACAATGAGGGTAGATGTTGTAGTACCTGATATGGATGAGGAAAAGTTGGTTGTTTAG